A genome region from Bdellovibrionota bacterium includes the following:
- the yajC gene encoding preprotein translocase subunit YajC produces the protein MFQFTLTALVTFLVSTAAFAQEAAKKPSMLESIFPFFIIFAVFYFLIIRPQAKQRKEHAKVLTQLKSGDQVITSSGIYGTIHGLTEKFITLEVDQGVKLKILRSQVLGLAKDDQTKA, from the coding sequence ATGTTCCAGTTTACTTTAACTGCGCTCGTGACTTTTTTGGTTTCGACAGCAGCGTTTGCACAAGAAGCAGCTAAAAAGCCATCAATGCTTGAAAGCATCTTTCCATTTTTCATCATCTTCGCGGTATTTTATTTTCTGATCATCAGACCGCAAGCTAAACAAAGAAAAGAACACGCGAAAGTTTTGACTCAACTAAAAAGCGGGGACCAAGTGATCACTTCAAGTGGGATCTATGGAACCATCCATGGATTAACAGAGAAGTTTATTACGCTGGAAGTTGATCAAGGCGTGAAATTAAAAATTTTAAGATCTCAAGTTCTCGGACTTGCAAAAGATGATCAGACAAAAGCTTAA
- the secD gene encoding protein translocase subunit SecD has product MNKMIWTKVTTAIVVVLWGVIYILPNFVDVSKIPYFPGKKVNYGLDIQGGLHLVLGVDIAGVTSESTKRLITTVEEDFKTNKKIVLKNSDVKPLPNNQDIKLEFETADQAAQAKAIFEKDYAGQLIVTSAEGNFVELRYNDVYLNDFKKRTLEQAIETIRNRIDEFGVAEPSITAQGTDRILVQLPGIEDSTKAKELINKTARLEFLTVETKDQAEVDQWVKDAETKGNYSVSTLKYSEYVKKVNEDLAGKLPKDTKILFGKADNADNMAAGKVIHLVGAIAPVTGDDLKSAQISFSERNTPEVSMNFNAVGATKFANLTEKYVNRQIAIVLDDVVYSAPNVTERIGGGNARITLNNRNYDASMAEAKMISMALRAGALPAKLEQLEERTVGPSLGKDSIDKAQTAMMIGCGLLLLFMLVWYKGFGVIADVALILNGVFILAILSSLDATLTLPGVAGIALTIGMAVDANIIIYERIKEELKKGLALDQAIKQGYDKAFSAILDSNLTTICVSTILMYYGTGPVRGFAVTLIVGIITTMFTAVFLTRTIAEFLVYKLKVKKIAI; this is encoded by the coding sequence ATGAATAAGATGATTTGGACAAAAGTAACAACTGCAATAGTTGTTGTCCTTTGGGGTGTAATTTATATTCTTCCAAACTTTGTAGATGTTTCGAAGATTCCATATTTCCCAGGTAAAAAAGTGAACTACGGCTTGGATATCCAAGGCGGACTTCATTTGGTATTGGGAGTAGATATAGCGGGTGTAACTTCGGAAAGTACAAAGCGTTTAATCACAACGGTTGAAGAAGATTTTAAAACGAACAAAAAAATCGTTTTAAAAAATTCGGATGTAAAACCTCTTCCAAATAACCAAGACATCAAGCTTGAATTTGAAACAGCCGATCAAGCTGCTCAAGCAAAAGCAATCTTTGAAAAAGATTATGCGGGTCAACTGATTGTGACTTCTGCTGAAGGAAACTTTGTTGAATTGAGATATAACGATGTTTACCTCAATGACTTCAAAAAAAGAACTTTAGAGCAAGCTATTGAAACTATCAGAAACCGTATCGATGAGTTCGGTGTAGCGGAACCTTCAATCACAGCTCAAGGTACAGATCGTATTTTGGTTCAATTGCCGGGTATCGAAGATTCCACTAAAGCAAAAGAATTGATCAATAAGACTGCAAGACTTGAATTCCTAACTGTAGAAACAAAAGATCAAGCTGAAGTCGACCAATGGGTTAAAGACGCTGAGACAAAAGGGAATTACTCTGTTTCAACTCTTAAATACTCTGAGTACGTAAAAAAAGTAAACGAAGACCTAGCTGGAAAACTTCCTAAAGATACAAAAATATTATTTGGAAAAGCAGACAATGCGGACAATATGGCTGCAGGAAAAGTGATTCACTTGGTGGGAGCAATCGCTCCAGTGACTGGTGATGATCTTAAGAGTGCTCAAATCAGCTTCTCTGAAAGAAACACTCCAGAAGTTAGCATGAACTTCAACGCTGTAGGCGCTACGAAGTTTGCAAACTTAACTGAAAAATATGTAAACAGACAAATCGCTATCGTATTAGATGACGTGGTTTACTCTGCGCCTAACGTTACTGAGAGAATCGGTGGCGGTAACGCAAGAATCACTTTGAACAACAGAAACTACGATGCATCTATGGCTGAAGCTAAGATGATCAGTATGGCATTAAGAGCTGGTGCTCTTCCTGCAAAACTTGAACAGCTTGAAGAAAGAACTGTTGGTCCATCTTTAGGTAAAGATTCAATTGATAAAGCACAAACAGCGATGATGATCGGTTGCGGTCTATTACTTCTGTTCATGCTAGTTTGGTACAAAGGCTTTGGCGTAATTGCTGATGTAGCTTTGATCCTAAACGGTGTATTTATTTTAGCTATTTTATCTTCTCTTGATGCAACTCTAACTCTTCCAGGAGTAGCGGGTATCGCATTAACGATCGGTATGGCAGTGGATGCGAACATTATTATTTATGAAAGAATTAAAGAAGAATTGAAAAAAGGTTTAGCTCTCGACCAAGCTATCAAGCAAGGTTATGATAAGGCCTTCTCAGCAATTCTAGATTCAAACTTAACAACGATCTGTGTATCAACGATTCTAATGTATTACGGAACAGGCCCAGTGCGTGGTTTCGCAGTCACTCTAATTGTTGGGATTATCACGACAATGTTTACAGCGGTTTTCCTTACAAGAACAATCGCAGAATTCTTAGTTTATAAACTTAAAGTTAAAAAGATTGCGATCTAG